A single region of the Stenotrophomonas sp. Marseille-Q4652 genome encodes:
- a CDS encoding DUF502 domain-containing protein: protein MASDTFPRTSVQKLFLTGLLTLLPIWLTWVVVKFVFGLLSDISSPLVIPLSHQMAASFPHYLGWVKAEWVQAVFGVFATVLVVLAVGALSRRVIGQQLLRWFGAIIRRIPLASIIYDSARKLLDILQTKPGSTQRVVLIDFPHREMKSVGLVTRVIQEAGTGRELAAVYVPTTPNPTSGYLEIVPVELLTPTDWTVDQAMGFIISGGAVAPDTMPFTRAGER from the coding sequence ATGGCTTCCGACACCTTCCCGCGCACCTCGGTGCAGAAACTCTTCCTCACCGGCCTGCTGACCCTGCTTCCGATCTGGCTGACCTGGGTCGTGGTCAAGTTCGTGTTCGGGCTGCTGTCGGACATCAGCAGCCCGCTGGTGATCCCGCTCTCGCACCAGATGGCCGCGTCCTTCCCGCATTACCTGGGCTGGGTAAAGGCCGAGTGGGTGCAGGCGGTGTTCGGCGTGTTCGCCACCGTGCTGGTGGTCCTGGCGGTGGGCGCACTGAGCCGTCGCGTGATCGGCCAGCAACTGCTGCGCTGGTTCGGCGCGATCATCCGCCGCATTCCGCTGGCCAGCATCATCTATGACAGCGCGCGCAAGCTGCTGGACATCCTGCAGACCAAGCCCGGCAGCACCCAGCGCGTGGTGCTGATCGACTTCCCGCACCGGGAGATGAAGTCGGTCGGCCTGGTAACGCGGGTGATCCAGGAGGCCGGCACCGGCCGCGAGCTGGCCGCGGTATACGTGCCGACCACGCCCAACCCGACCTCGGGTTACCTCGAAATCGTGCCGGTGGAACTGCTCACTCCCACCGACTGGACCGTGGACCAGGCGATGGGCTTCATCATCTCCGGCGGCGCGGTGGCGCCGGACACGATGCCCTTCACCCGCGCCGGTGAGCGCTGA
- a CDS encoding DUF4442 domain-containing protein: MNPTLFRHGINLWPPFLLAGIHVTKVSRDFRDIDVELRMRPWNRNYVGTHFGGSLFAMTDPFWMFSVLRNLGNRYFVWDKAAEIEFVKPGKGTVGTSFHLDEATLDELRARAADGGKVLHWFENDITDAKGEVVARVRKQVYVRLKPAARIPAG; encoded by the coding sequence ATGAATCCAACGCTGTTCCGCCACGGCATCAACCTGTGGCCACCGTTCCTGCTCGCTGGCATCCATGTGACCAAGGTGTCACGGGATTTCCGTGACATCGACGTCGAACTGCGCATGCGCCCGTGGAACCGCAACTATGTCGGCACCCACTTCGGCGGCAGCCTGTTTGCGATGACCGACCCGTTCTGGATGTTCTCGGTCCTGCGCAACCTGGGCAACAGGTATTTCGTCTGGGACAAGGCCGCCGAGATCGAGTTCGTCAAACCCGGCAAGGGCACGGTCGGTACGTCGTTCCATCTGGACGAGGCCACGCTGGACGAGCTGCGGGCCAGGGCCGCCGATGGCGGCAAGGTGCTGCACTGGTTCGAGAACGACATCACCGACGCCAAGGGCGAAGTGGTGGCCCGCGTGCGCAAGCAGGTCTACGTGCGGCTCAAGCCAGCCGCACGCATCCCGGCCGGCTGA
- a CDS encoding queuosine precursor transporter produces MSAEVTPRPLQDRAVLLFIVLAAFFCANAVLAELIGVKIFALEDTLGIAPLNWNLFGQTGSLSFTAGTLLWPVVFVMTDTINEFFGKRGVRFISWLAAVLISYGFLFAFAAIALVPASWWVTAMRAEGVPDYQAAFAAVFGQGMWTIAGSLVAFMVGQLIDVAVFHRIRRATGERMVWLRATGSTAVSQLVDSFVVIWIAFVLGPQQWPTSLFLAVSTVNYAYKLMFAVALIPLLYLMRRAITAYLGAEPAQQLRLQAAAD; encoded by the coding sequence GTGAGCGCTGAGGTGACCCCGCGGCCGCTGCAGGATCGGGCGGTCCTGCTGTTCATCGTGCTGGCCGCGTTCTTCTGCGCCAACGCGGTGCTGGCCGAGCTGATCGGCGTCAAGATCTTCGCCCTGGAGGACACCCTCGGCATCGCGCCGCTGAACTGGAACCTGTTCGGCCAGACAGGCTCGCTCAGCTTCACCGCGGGCACCTTGCTGTGGCCGGTGGTGTTCGTGATGACCGACACCATCAATGAGTTCTTCGGCAAGCGTGGCGTGCGCTTCATCTCGTGGCTGGCCGCGGTGCTGATCAGCTACGGCTTCCTGTTCGCCTTTGCCGCGATCGCGCTGGTGCCGGCCAGCTGGTGGGTCACCGCGATGCGGGCTGAAGGCGTGCCCGATTACCAGGCCGCGTTCGCCGCGGTGTTCGGCCAGGGCATGTGGACGATTGCCGGCTCGCTGGTCGCGTTCATGGTCGGCCAGCTGATCGACGTGGCGGTGTTCCACCGCATCCGCCGCGCCACCGGCGAACGCATGGTGTGGCTGCGCGCGACCGGTTCGACCGCGGTCTCGCAGCTGGTGGACAGCTTCGTGGTGATCTGGATCGCCTTCGTGCTCGGCCCGCAGCAGTGGCCGACCTCGCTGTTCCTGGCGGTGAGCACGGTGAACTACGCCTACAAGCTGATGTTCGCCGTCGCGCTGATCCCGCTGCTGTACCTGATGCGCCGGGCCATCACCGCCTATCTCGGTGCCGAACCGGCACAGCAGTTGCGCCTGCAGGCCGCCGCGGACTGA
- a CDS encoding serine hydrolase domain-containing protein: protein MVLLLSCTAGAALASPQLAPPDPGIDALMRDYDGQVPGAAVLVLHEGKPVFRRGYGLAELEQATAVTPQTNFRLASVSKQFTAAAILLLAEDGRLSIDDPLKRWLPGLPAAAEAVTLRHLLSHTSGLLDYEDLMDPADTRQVHDSDVLQLLQREDRTYFAPGSQYRYSNSGYALLALVVAQASGMDFASFLQRRIFQPLGMTGTVAHQDGVDEVAHRAYGHSLVDGRWQRTDQSTTSAVLGDGGIYSSLDDLARWDAALYDGRLLSRASLRQMFSPSTPTPEPDVPSYGFGWRLNGKAQWHSGESIGFRNVILRYPDQRLTVIVLTNRNDPEPYPTALRIAQRWLDVLQ, encoded by the coding sequence ATGGTCCTGTTGCTGTCCTGCACTGCCGGAGCCGCGCTGGCCTCGCCGCAACTGGCACCGCCAGATCCAGGCATCGACGCACTGATGCGCGACTACGACGGCCAGGTGCCCGGTGCGGCGGTGCTGGTCCTGCACGAGGGCAAGCCGGTGTTCCGCCGCGGCTACGGGCTGGCCGAACTGGAACAGGCCACCGCGGTAACGCCACAGACCAACTTCCGCCTGGCCTCGGTCAGCAAGCAGTTCACCGCCGCGGCCATCCTGCTGCTGGCCGAGGACGGCAGGCTGTCGATCGATGATCCACTCAAACGCTGGCTGCCCGGCCTGCCAGCGGCCGCGGAGGCGGTCACGCTGCGCCACCTGCTCAGCCACACCAGCGGCCTGCTCGACTACGAAGACCTGATGGACCCGGCCGACACCCGCCAGGTGCACGACAGCGACGTCCTGCAACTGCTGCAGCGCGAGGACCGCACCTACTTCGCACCCGGCAGCCAGTACCGCTACAGCAACAGCGGCTATGCATTGCTGGCGCTGGTGGTCGCCCAGGCCTCGGGCATGGATTTCGCCAGCTTCCTGCAGCGGCGCATCTTCCAGCCGCTTGGCATGACCGGCACCGTCGCCCACCAGGACGGCGTGGATGAGGTGGCGCATCGCGCCTACGGCCACAGCCTCGTCGACGGCCGCTGGCAGCGCACCGACCAGAGCACCACCAGCGCCGTGCTCGGTGATGGCGGCATCTACTCCTCGCTCGATGACCTGGCCCGCTGGGACGCGGCGCTGTACGACGGACGTCTGCTTTCACGCGCCTCGCTGCGCCAGATGTTCTCCCCGTCCACGCCGACGCCGGAGCCCGATGTGCCGTCCTATGGCTTTGGCTGGCGGCTCAATGGCAAGGCGCAATGGCACAGTGGCGAGAGCATCGGCTTCCGCAACGTGATCCTGCGCTATCCCGACCAGCGGCTCACGGTGATCGTGCTGACCAACCGCAACGATCCGGAGCCCTATCCCACCGCGCTGCGCATCGCCCAACGCTGGCTGGATGTCCTGCAATGA
- a CDS encoding CHASE2 domain-containing protein, which yields MYRRPRCLYWILLAFALGLTTSWAGYAGLLHAADRWLFDRLAIAPAASAQPGTALIAIDEASLQALGPWPWPRGTHARLLDQLRAAGSGRVALELDLSAPGSSDPAGDAQLAAAIRRHGAVLLPVVPTTDTPGLSAHRAPLPAFAIAAAALGHAGIASDDDGRTRSLLLRAGPANSEWPALSALLAGISPPTAPATLAESPYVWQGCHPVLLPRLVTTDMPRYSYHDVLAGRVAAGQLRGRPLVIGATAPSLATPVVIGTGQRISPAEFHVMAAARLQQGSFLIPLPPLVIAAVGVVLPLLVAAAGCIRLRWRWAATALASLLPIALAVALAAAGYWFAPAAALLAITLLLLGRALTTGLQLWHLRERDGRTGLVNAGRFERALAHALPVALRRGEPLGVAMLALDGATAADAAILQATGAAIGRHARRPRDVAAHLGQGRFGLVLPGTGRDGAVQLIQDLQADLRPVCTLSAGVVAVEDGPAAPRQVLMAATAALENARALGGDGYVAQSASPAQPYGPEC from the coding sequence ATGTACCGGCGCCCGAGGTGCCTGTACTGGATCCTGCTGGCCTTCGCGCTGGGCCTGACCACTTCTTGGGCCGGATACGCCGGCCTGCTGCATGCAGCGGATCGCTGGCTGTTCGACCGGTTGGCCATTGCCCCTGCCGCATCGGCCCAACCCGGCACGGCACTGATCGCCATCGACGAGGCCAGCCTGCAGGCCCTGGGCCCGTGGCCATGGCCACGCGGCACGCACGCGCGGCTGCTCGACCAGCTGCGCGCCGCCGGCTCCGGTCGGGTCGCCCTCGAGCTGGATCTGTCTGCACCAGGTTCCAGCGATCCCGCGGGCGACGCACAGCTGGCCGCTGCCATCCGCCGCCACGGCGCGGTGCTGCTGCCGGTGGTGCCGACCACCGACACGCCGGGCCTGTCGGCCCACCGCGCACCGCTGCCGGCGTTCGCCATCGCAGCCGCGGCCCTGGGCCATGCCGGCATCGCATCCGATGACGACGGGCGTACCCGGTCCCTGTTGCTGCGCGCCGGCCCGGCCAACAGCGAGTGGCCCGCGCTGTCCGCGCTGCTGGCCGGCATATCGCCCCCCACCGCACCCGCCACCCTGGCGGAGTCGCCCTACGTTTGGCAGGGGTGCCATCCGGTACTGCTGCCGCGGCTGGTCACCACCGACATGCCGCGCTACAGCTACCACGATGTCCTCGCCGGGCGCGTAGCGGCCGGGCAACTGCGCGGCCGCCCGCTGGTGATAGGCGCGACCGCGCCCTCCCTGGCCACGCCGGTCGTCATAGGCACCGGGCAGCGGATCAGCCCGGCCGAATTCCATGTTATGGCTGCCGCGAGGCTGCAGCAGGGCAGTTTCCTGATCCCGCTGCCGCCGCTGGTCATCGCCGCGGTGGGTGTCGTACTGCCGCTGCTGGTGGCTGCGGCGGGCTGCATTCGCCTTCGCTGGCGCTGGGCGGCCACCGCCCTCGCAAGCCTGCTGCCGATCGCGCTGGCCGTGGCACTGGCCGCGGCCGGCTACTGGTTCGCGCCGGCCGCGGCCCTGCTGGCCATCACTCTCCTGCTGCTGGGTCGGGCCCTGACGACCGGCCTGCAGCTTTGGCACCTGCGCGAGCGTGACGGCCGGACCGGGCTGGTCAATGCCGGCCGGTTTGAACGCGCGCTTGCCCATGCCCTGCCCGTGGCGCTGCGCCGGGGCGAGCCACTGGGGGTCGCGATGCTGGCACTGGACGGCGCCACCGCGGCCGACGCCGCGATCCTGCAGGCCACGGGCGCGGCCATCGGCCGGCACGCGCGGCGGCCGCGCGACGTGGCGGCCCATCTCGGCCAGGGCCGCTTTGGCCTGGTGCTGCCCGGGACCGGTCGCGATGGGGCGGTCCAGCTGATCCAGGACCTGCAGGCAGACCTGCGCCCCGTGTGCACGCTCAGCGCCGGTGTGGTGGCGGTGGAAGACGGGCCGGCCGCGCCGCGGCAGGTGCTGATGGCGGCCACGGCCGCGCTGGAAAATGCACGCGCACTGGGAGGCGATGGTTACGTGGCGCAGTCAGCGTCGCCGGCCCAACCATACGGGCCCGAATGCTAA
- the trxA gene encoding thioredoxin, which translates to MTELAHVFDATTETFEAEVLQKSLQVPVLVDFWATWCGPCKTLGPILEKLAGEYNGAFELAKVDVDREQQIAAAFQIRSVPTVFLIKGGQLVDGFPGVIPEGQLREFLKQHGIEPAAAAVEAAEAEALPLDPQAEVAALREAISAEPDKEELKLDLALALLRTGATTEAAQLIEALPANLATDDRAIRARARLDFASALQDAPAADVLAQRVAADGNDLQARHLLGVHHLLAGEDEAALEQFLAMLQRDRGFQDGLPRKALIDAFRVIEDEDLVGRYRRRMSAVLF; encoded by the coding sequence ATGACCGAGCTTGCCCACGTATTCGACGCCACCACCGAGACCTTCGAGGCCGAGGTCCTGCAGAAATCGCTGCAGGTGCCGGTGCTGGTCGACTTCTGGGCCACCTGGTGCGGGCCGTGCAAGACGCTGGGACCGATCCTGGAAAAGCTGGCCGGCGAGTACAACGGCGCGTTCGAGCTGGCCAAGGTGGACGTGGACCGCGAGCAGCAGATCGCCGCGGCCTTCCAGATCCGCTCGGTGCCGACCGTGTTCCTGATCAAGGGCGGCCAGCTGGTGGACGGCTTCCCCGGCGTGATCCCGGAAGGCCAGCTGCGTGAGTTCCTGAAGCAGCACGGCATCGAGCCCGCAGCCGCCGCGGTCGAGGCCGCCGAGGCCGAAGCGCTGCCGCTGGATCCGCAGGCCGAAGTCGCCGCGCTGCGCGAGGCCATCAGCGCCGAGCCGGACAAGGAAGAGCTCAAGCTCGACCTCGCCCTGGCCCTGCTGCGTACCGGCGCCACCACCGAAGCCGCGCAGCTGATCGAAGCGCTGCCGGCCAACCTGGCTACCGACGATCGCGCGATCCGTGCCCGCGCCCGTCTGGATTTCGCCAGCGCGCTGCAGGATGCGCCGGCCGCCGACGTGCTGGCGCAACGGGTGGCCGCCGATGGCAACGACCTGCAGGCCCGCCACCTGCTCGGCGTGCACCACCTGCTCGCCGGTGAGGACGAGGCCGCGCTGGAGCAGTTCCTGGCGATGCTGCAGCGTGACCGCGGCTTCCAGGATGGCCTGCCGCGCAAGGCCCTGATCGATGCCTTCCGCGTGATCGAGGACGAGGATCTGGTCGGCCGCTACCGCCGCCGCATGTCGGCGGTCCTGTTCTGA
- a CDS encoding DUF2147 domain-containing protein, whose translation MRKSFKTLLLALPLGLAAIGSVHADNTSAEGRWRQIDPDTGRAKSIVEISRAGNGQLNGKIVELLNPSRPNPTCDKCSDDRKNKPITGMEIIRGMQADGAGKWKGGKILKPDEGKVYNSKMALIEGGKKLEVSGCVAFICKTQVWERL comes from the coding sequence ATGCGCAAGAGCTTCAAGACCCTGTTGCTGGCCCTGCCGCTGGGCCTGGCCGCCATTGGCAGCGTCCACGCCGACAACACCAGCGCCGAAGGCCGCTGGCGCCAGATCGACCCGGACACCGGCCGCGCCAAGTCCATCGTCGAGATCAGCCGCGCCGGCAACGGCCAGCTCAACGGCAAGATCGTCGAGCTGCTGAACCCGTCCAGGCCGAACCCGACCTGCGACAAGTGCAGCGATGACCGCAAGAACAAGCCGATCACCGGCATGGAGATCATCCGCGGCATGCAGGCCGACGGTGCCGGCAAGTGGAAAGGCGGCAAGATCCTCAAGCCCGACGAGGGCAAGGTCTACAACTCCAAGATGGCGCTGATCGAAGGCGGCAAGAAGCTGGAGGTTTCCGGCTGCGTGGCCTTCATCTGCAAGACCCAGGTGTGGGAACGCCTCTGA
- a CDS encoding DUF998 domain-containing protein, whose product MMSIDRAGRWAGVAAAPLWTAAVLGFGAALPGFEQALHPLALLGASGVPNAMAFNLLAFLLPALLAGWVALILLRRVAAEPRWSLRIGAQLVLLSVLAFAAMGLLPLDSSDLENRASQLHASAWMLWVVAFVPGSLLLATGGRGDWRALARLSLLCGLGVAGGAFVLAALVPVALAQRLAFAAWLLWLAAAPWAWPARGADRRPG is encoded by the coding sequence ATCATGTCGATCGATCGTGCGGGCCGCTGGGCCGGAGTGGCTGCGGCCCCGCTGTGGACCGCGGCGGTGCTGGGATTCGGCGCCGCGCTGCCGGGCTTTGAACAGGCGCTGCATCCGCTGGCCCTGCTGGGAGCCTCCGGCGTGCCCAATGCGATGGCCTTCAACCTGCTCGCCTTCCTGTTGCCGGCGCTGCTGGCCGGGTGGGTGGCGTTGATCCTGTTGCGACGCGTGGCCGCCGAGCCGCGCTGGAGCCTGCGCATTGGCGCGCAGCTGGTGCTGCTGTCGGTGCTGGCGTTCGCCGCCATGGGCCTGCTGCCGCTGGACAGCAGTGACCTGGAGAACCGCGCCAGCCAGCTGCATGCCAGCGCGTGGATGCTGTGGGTGGTGGCCTTCGTCCCCGGCAGCCTGCTGTTGGCAACCGGCGGTCGGGGCGACTGGCGTGCCTTGGCCCGACTGAGCCTGCTGTGCGGCCTGGGCGTGGCCGGCGGTGCCTTCGTGTTGGCCGCGCTGGTGCCGGTGGCGCTCGCCCAGCGGCTGGCATTTGCGGCCTGGCTGCTGTGGCTGGCGGCCGCGCCCTGGGCCTGGCCCGCCCGCGGTGCCGACCGGCGACCGGGGTGA
- a CDS encoding VOC family protein, which produces MSAGLAGIHHVALIVSDYARSKDFYTRILGLRVLAEHYRAQRDSWKLDLALPDGSQIELFSFPAPPPRPSRPEARGLRHLAFRVEDLDASIAHLHANGVATEPVRVDEYTGHRFTFLADPDELPLELYETVDALLHPA; this is translated from the coding sequence ATGAGCGCGGGGCTGGCCGGCATCCACCACGTCGCCCTGATCGTCTCGGACTACGCGCGCTCGAAGGACTTCTACACCCGCATCCTCGGCCTGCGCGTGCTCGCCGAGCATTACCGGGCGCAGCGCGACTCGTGGAAGCTCGACCTGGCCCTGCCCGATGGCAGCCAGATCGAACTGTTTTCCTTCCCCGCCCCGCCACCGCGCCCGAGCCGCCCGGAAGCGCGCGGCCTGCGCCACCTCGCGTTCCGCGTCGAGGACCTCGATGCGAGCATCGCCCACCTGCACGCCAATGGCGTGGCTACCGAGCCGGTGCGCGTGGACGAGTACACCGGACATCGCTTCACCTTCCTTGCCGATCCGGACGAGCTGCCGCTGGAACTGTACGAAACCGTTGACGCACTCCTGCACCCAGCCTGA
- a CDS encoding DUF885 family protein has protein sequence MPMSHRLSTALAFAIAALLGLSIALPADAATRKKAKRPAATQVRSAAPKAPASQDRAAQLNRLYEQYWDASMRLNPLKATFQGDGRHNGELPNFLSAAFRQQSHDFTVEWLGKVEAIGPQGLTGQDLLSYELFVRDARLALEAEKFPSWMMPISQYSNVASIMAVLGSGAGPQPFATVKDYENWSRRSVGIPVLFDQAIDNMRQGIAAGVVQPRVVMEKVLPQLDAVIRPTAEESLFWMPIRNMPEDFSEEDRARLTAEYKRMIENRIMPAYRSLRGFIATAYLPAARNGDGLSTLPNGQAWYAHHLRQATSTTQAPAELHAAAVAQVEELQARIVAEMKQARLRGSPEKLLRNMRNDRQFRSSSAEALLADYRQVHDKVRAGLPILIGTLPGAPLQVQAMDAARAATAPAISYQQPLSDGAPGVLYVNTSDLAARKRWAVPMQFVHEALPGHHVQLGLQQGLDKLPRFRHLGGDVAFVEGWGLYAESLGLELGVYDDPHARIAYLQAALSRAARMAADTGLHAQGWSRKQAVDYLVRVGGLEPATAEADVERSLAEPGQALANRAGELKFLELRAAAEQALGERFDVRAFHDEVLRDGSLPLDILQAKIERWIASQSRP, from the coding sequence TTGCCGATGTCCCACCGTTTGTCGACCGCCCTGGCGTTCGCCATCGCCGCGTTGCTGGGCCTGTCCATCGCACTGCCGGCCGATGCGGCCACCAGGAAGAAGGCCAAGCGCCCGGCCGCCACGCAGGTGCGCAGCGCCGCGCCCAAGGCGCCGGCAAGCCAGGACCGCGCCGCACAGCTGAACCGGCTTTACGAGCAGTACTGGGACGCTTCGATGCGGCTGAACCCGCTCAAGGCGACCTTCCAGGGCGATGGCCGCCACAACGGCGAGCTCCCCAACTTCCTGTCTGCGGCGTTCCGCCAGCAGTCGCATGACTTCACCGTGGAGTGGCTGGGCAAGGTGGAGGCCATCGGTCCGCAGGGCCTCACCGGCCAGGACCTGCTCAGCTACGAGCTGTTCGTGCGTGATGCACGCCTGGCGCTGGAAGCGGAGAAGTTTCCCAGCTGGATGATGCCGATCAGCCAGTACTCCAATGTCGCCAGCATCATGGCGGTACTTGGCTCCGGTGCCGGCCCGCAACCGTTCGCCACGGTGAAGGATTACGAGAACTGGTCGCGCCGCTCGGTTGGCATCCCCGTACTGTTCGACCAGGCCATCGACAACATGCGCCAGGGCATTGCCGCGGGCGTGGTGCAGCCCCGGGTGGTGATGGAGAAGGTGCTGCCGCAGCTGGACGCGGTGATCCGCCCAACCGCGGAAGAAAGCCTGTTCTGGATGCCGATCCGGAACATGCCGGAGGATTTCTCGGAAGAAGACCGCGCTCGGCTCACCGCCGAGTACAAGCGCATGATCGAGAACCGGATCATGCCCGCGTACCGCTCGCTGCGCGGCTTCATCGCCACGGCCTACCTGCCGGCCGCGCGCAATGGCGATGGACTGTCGACATTGCCCAACGGCCAGGCCTGGTACGCGCATCACCTGCGCCAGGCGACCTCAACCACGCAGGCGCCTGCAGAGCTGCATGCCGCCGCGGTGGCTCAGGTGGAGGAGCTGCAGGCACGGATCGTGGCGGAGATGAAGCAGGCCAGACTGCGTGGCTCGCCGGAGAAGCTGCTGCGCAACATGCGCAATGACAGGCAGTTCCGCTCCAGCAGTGCCGAAGCGCTGCTGGCCGACTACCGCCAGGTCCATGACAAGGTACGCGCCGGCCTGCCAATCCTGATCGGCACCCTGCCCGGGGCACCGCTGCAGGTACAGGCCATGGATGCCGCACGCGCGGCCACCGCGCCGGCGATCTCCTACCAGCAGCCATTGTCCGACGGTGCGCCCGGCGTGCTCTACGTCAACACCAGCGACCTGGCCGCGCGCAAGCGCTGGGCGGTGCCGATGCAGTTCGTGCATGAGGCCCTGCCCGGTCACCACGTGCAGCTGGGCTTGCAGCAGGGGCTGGACAAGCTGCCGCGCTTCCGCCACCTCGGCGGCGACGTAGCCTTCGTCGAAGGCTGGGGGCTGTACGCCGAATCGCTGGGGCTGGAATTGGGCGTGTACGACGATCCCCACGCACGCATCGCCTACCTGCAGGCCGCGTTGTCGCGTGCCGCCCGGATGGCCGCCGATACCGGCCTGCATGCCCAGGGCTGGAGCCGCAAGCAGGCCGTCGACTACCTGGTGCGGGTCGGTGGCCTGGAACCGGCGACGGCCGAGGCCGACGTCGAGCGCTCGCTGGCCGAGCCGGGCCAGGCGCTGGCCAACCGCGCCGGTGAGCTGAAGTTCCTCGAACTGCGTGCGGCCGCCGAGCAGGCGCTGGGCGAGCGTTTCGACGTGCGCGCCTTCCACGACGAAGTGCTGCGCGATGGTTCGTTGCCGCTGGATATCCTGCAGGCCAAGATCGAACGCTGGATCGCCAGCCAGTCCCGCCCCTGA